The following proteins are co-located in the Campylobacter concisus genome:
- a CDS encoding formate--tetrahydrofolate ligase has translation MLSDIEITHQTKLEHISKVAAKLGLNEDELELYGKFKAKISPRLEPSNSKLILVTATNPTPYGEGKTTMSIGLADALNLLNKKVCLALREPSLGPVFGIKGGAAGGGYSQLAPMEDLNLHFTGDFHAITSANNLISAMIDNSLYQENPLKIEKILWKRCMDMNDRALRFITVGQGGRTDGVPREDGFNITAASEIMAVLCLATSLSDLKERVANIMVAYDSDKKPIYVRDLGCQDAVCILLKDAIKPNLFQTLEHTPTLVHGGPFANIAHGCNSVIATKTALNLADYVITEAGFGSELGAEKFLDIKCRVAEIKPSAVVLVSTIRSLKYNGEANKDEITKPDMNALKKGIENLGGHIENLKVKFGQNVVVALNKFGFDTDEEINFVKEYCRELGVEVAVCENFLKGGKGALELAELVLKACDKPSKINFTYEMSDDTKTKIEKVANEIYGAGEVVFEEAALKKLEMIKELNLSHLPVCIAKTQYSFSDDAKLLGRAKGFTFSVKDLDIRTGAGFIVAVCGKIMLMPGLPKVPAAVNMRIDAEGKIDGLS, from the coding sequence ATGCTAAGCGACATCGAGATAACTCACCAAACGAAACTTGAACACATCAGTAAAGTTGCCGCAAAACTAGGCTTAAACGAAGACGAGCTTGAGCTTTACGGTAAATTTAAGGCCAAAATTTCCCCTAGACTTGAGCCATCAAACTCAAAGCTTATCTTAGTCACCGCGACTAATCCAACCCCATACGGCGAGGGCAAAACGACTATGTCGATCGGTCTAGCCGACGCACTAAATTTACTTAATAAAAAGGTTTGCCTAGCACTTCGTGAGCCATCTTTGGGACCAGTTTTTGGCATAAAGGGTGGAGCAGCAGGTGGTGGCTACTCGCAGCTTGCACCTATGGAGGATCTAAATTTACACTTCACTGGCGATTTTCACGCTATAACATCGGCAAATAACCTCATTTCTGCCATGATAGATAATAGTCTCTATCAAGAAAACCCACTAAAAATCGAGAAAATTTTATGGAAGCGCTGTATGGATATGAACGACCGCGCGCTTAGATTTATCACTGTGGGTCAGGGCGGCAGAACGGACGGCGTGCCAAGAGAAGATGGCTTTAACATCACCGCCGCAAGCGAGATCATGGCTGTGCTTTGTCTAGCCACAAGCTTATCAGATCTAAAAGAGCGCGTGGCAAACATTATGGTCGCCTATGATAGCGATAAAAAGCCTATCTATGTGCGTGATCTAGGTTGCCAAGACGCTGTTTGCATACTTTTAAAAGATGCGATCAAGCCAAATTTATTTCAAACACTAGAGCACACACCTACACTCGTGCATGGCGGCCCATTTGCAAACATCGCACACGGCTGCAACTCGGTCATCGCAACAAAAACAGCTCTAAATTTAGCTGACTACGTCATCACTGAAGCTGGCTTTGGCTCAGAGCTTGGCGCGGAGAAATTTTTAGATATAAAATGCAGGGTTGCTGAGATTAAACCAAGCGCTGTGGTGCTTGTAAGCACGATCAGATCGCTAAAATATAACGGCGAAGCAAATAAAGACGAGATCACAAAACCAGATATGAATGCCCTTAAAAAAGGTATCGAAAATCTTGGCGGCCACATCGAAAATTTAAAAGTCAAATTTGGTCAAAACGTGGTTGTGGCGCTTAATAAATTTGGCTTTGACACCGATGAAGAGATAAATTTCGTAAAAGAGTATTGCCGTGAGCTTGGCGTAGAAGTGGCTGTTTGTGAGAATTTCTTAAAAGGTGGCAAAGGTGCGCTTGAGCTTGCCGAGCTAGTTTTAAAAGCGTGCGATAAGCCAAGCAAGATAAATTTCACATACGAGATGAGCGACGATACGAAAACTAAAATAGAAAAGGTCGCTAATGAAATTTATGGAGCTGGCGAGGTGGTCTTTGAAGAGGCCGCTCTTAAAAAGCTTGAAATGATAAAAGAGCTAAATTTGAGCCATTTACCAGTTTGTATCGCAAAAACTCAGTACTCGTTTAGCGACGATGCGAAGCTTTTGGGTAGAGCAAAGGGCTTTACATTTAGCGTAAAAGACCTTGACAT
- the rimP gene encoding ribosome maturation factor RimP → MDNLDKLVRECGVELYDSEIANENGRAIFRVYITKDGGVSLDDCEKVSRLLSPIFDVTPPVSGDYNLEVSSPGLERKLSKPSHFKASVGELVKVQTEAEKFAGRLVKADEESVAVENEEGIFEINISEIKKAKTYLEW, encoded by the coding sequence ATGGATAATTTAGACAAACTAGTACGCGAATGCGGCGTCGAGCTTTACGACAGCGAGATCGCAAATGAAAATGGCAGGGCTATTTTTAGAGTTTATATCACAAAAGATGGCGGAGTGAGCCTTGATGATTGCGAAAAAGTTAGCCGTCTGCTTTCGCCTATCTTTGACGTGACACCGCCAGTTAGCGGGGATTATAACCTTGAGGTTAGCTCGCCTGGCCTTGAGAGAAAGCTTAGTAAGCCTTCACACTTTAAAGCGAGCGTTGGTGAGCTTGTAAAAGTTCAAACCGAAGCTGAGAAATTTGCAGGAAGGCTCGTAAAAGCGGACGAAGAGAGCGTCGCAGTAGAAAACGAAGAGGGAATTTTTGAGATCAACATCAGTGAGATAAAAAAAGCAAAAACATATTTGGAGTGGTAA
- the rbfA gene encoding 30S ribosome-binding factor RbfA: MNANEIKRMRTESVLKELIPEALATLEDSILKGLCVTDVECKKGRYDAFVYLDKMMFDEREQEYILGHLKRVCRHLQNHCMAAEGWYRCPNFHFKFDDRLEYQNHMDKLFDKISKDLNKNG, translated from the coding sequence ATGAACGCTAACGAAATAAAGCGTATGAGAACAGAGAGTGTGCTAAAAGAGCTCATACCAGAGGCTCTAGCCACTCTTGAAGATAGCATTTTAAAGGGACTTTGCGTCACTGATGTCGAGTGTAAAAAGGGCAGATACGACGCCTTTGTCTATCTTGACAAGATGATGTTTGATGAGCGCGAGCAAGAGTATATTTTGGGGCATTTAAAGCGCGTTTGTAGGCACTTGCAAAACCACTGCATGGCGGCTGAGGGCTGGTATAGATGTCCAAATTTTCACTTTAAATTTGACGATAGATTAGAGTATCAAAACCATATGGATAAGTTGTTTGATAAAATTTCAAAGGATTTAAACAAAAATGGATAA
- the infB gene encoding translation initiation factor IF-2: MSNVRISEIANELGYPSKEIVEKAQELGLKVKTHSNAVSLEEAEAIYEYVQTGVIPDKFKKKKSEPKPKKESKKEVEKESVKKEEKQKSEPKKTTTKTESKSVKAEPKKEAQILEEKQKIEPKKEEIKVEQKQVEAPRPKESLADVTQKRRGLVIVKKKKDYETPITTKEEKKPEPSIANISDFKSMFSANDENLAKKKKKDKKVVVASKKDSAQKMDLLGGSDFGDIVLEDEDVVVLPDFSFKTPTPTPAQKTKQPNVMRTTVNNTINSFGEGGIQRRARKKHKKPENKQNNEAVTSINIPKEIRVYEFAEKLNKQPSEIIGKLFMLGMMTTKNDFLDEDAIEILADEFNVEVNIIDDQKEFDYVAAYEEEIKDDENLQPRAPVITIMGHVDHGKTSLLDYIRKSRVAAGEAGGITQHVGAYMVNKNGKNITFIDTPGHEAFTAMRARGAGVTDIVIIVVAADDGVKPQTKEAVSHAKAAGVPIIIAINKMDKESANPDLVKTGLAELDIMPTEWGGKYEFVPISAKTGMGIDDLLEIVLLQADLLELKANPKANAKATVIESSLQKGRGPVATIIVENGTLHVGDTVVAGVAYGKIRSLLDDQGKPLQDIKPGECGVIVGLSEIAEAGETLIGVKTDKEAREYAQKKAEYIRQKELSKSTKVSIDELSAKIAEGELKTLPVIIKADVGGSLEALKASLEKLANDEIRVNVIHSGVGGITQSDVALASASEDCIILGFNIRPTGEIKEKAKESGVEIKTYNVIYNLIDDVKAILGGLMSPIIREEQLGQAQVRQVIHVPKVGTIAGCIVTEGTINRGAKIRLIREGVVVYEGLVSSLKRFKDDVKEVAKGYECGVGIENFNDIRENDYIESFKEVKEKATL, translated from the coding sequence ATGAGCAATGTTAGGATTTCAGAGATCGCAAACGAGCTTGGCTATCCAAGTAAAGAGATAGTAGAAAAAGCTCAAGAGTTAGGATTAAAAGTCAAAACTCACTCAAATGCAGTTAGCCTTGAAGAGGCCGAAGCTATATATGAATATGTTCAAACTGGCGTGATACCAGATAAATTTAAAAAGAAAAAGAGTGAACCTAAACCAAAAAAAGAGTCTAAAAAAGAAGTAGAAAAAGAGTCAGTAAAAAAAGAAGAAAAACAAAAGAGTGAACCTAAAAAAACTACTACTAAAACTGAGTCAAAGTCGGTAAAAGCTGAGCCTAAGAAAGAGGCACAAATTTTAGAAGAAAAACAAAAAATTGAGCCTAAAAAAGAAGAAATAAAAGTAGAGCAAAAACAAGTCGAAGCTCCAAGGCCAAAAGAGAGTTTGGCTGATGTGACTCAAAAAAGACGTGGCCTTGTGATAGTAAAAAAGAAAAAAGATTATGAAACGCCAATTACTACAAAAGAAGAGAAAAAGCCTGAACCAAGCATAGCTAATATAAGCGATTTTAAAAGTATGTTTTCAGCAAATGATGAAAATTTAGCTAAGAAAAAGAAAAAAGATAAAAAAGTAGTTGTTGCAAGTAAAAAAGATAGCGCCCAGAAGATGGATCTACTTGGCGGAAGTGACTTTGGTGACATAGTGCTAGAAGATGAAGATGTAGTTGTTCTTCCTGATTTTAGTTTTAAAACCCCAACACCAACGCCAGCTCAAAAGACAAAACAGCCAAATGTTATGAGAACTACGGTCAACAATACGATAAATTCATTTGGCGAAGGCGGCATTCAAAGAAGAGCTAGAAAAAAACACAAAAAGCCTGAAAATAAACAAAACAATGAAGCTGTGACATCTATAAATATTCCAAAAGAAATTCGTGTTTATGAATTTGCTGAAAAGCTAAACAAACAGCCAAGCGAGATTATTGGTAAGCTTTTCATGCTAGGTATGATGACAACTAAAAATGACTTTTTGGATGAAGATGCGATCGAAATTTTGGCTGATGAGTTTAATGTAGAGGTTAATATCATCGACGATCAAAAAGAATTTGACTACGTAGCAGCATATGAAGAAGAGATAAAAGACGATGAAAATCTCCAGCCAAGAGCACCAGTCATAACCATCATGGGTCACGTCGATCACGGTAAAACTTCATTGCTTGATTACATAAGAAAATCACGTGTAGCAGCAGGAGAGGCTGGTGGTATCACTCAGCATGTCGGTGCTTACATGGTAAACAAAAACGGCAAAAATATCACATTTATCGACACTCCAGGTCACGAAGCGTTTACTGCTATGCGCGCAAGGGGTGCTGGGGTAACTGATATAGTTATTATAGTTGTTGCAGCAGATGATGGCGTAAAACCACAAACAAAAGAGGCTGTCAGCCACGCAAAAGCTGCTGGTGTACCAATAATCATCGCGATAAACAAAATGGATAAAGAGTCAGCAAATCCTGACCTGGTAAAGACTGGTCTTGCTGAGCTTGATATCATGCCAACAGAGTGGGGCGGAAAGTATGAATTTGTGCCAATCTCTGCAAAAACAGGCATGGGCATAGATGATTTGCTTGAGATCGTACTTTTACAAGCTGATCTTTTAGAGCTAAAAGCAAATCCAAAGGCAAACGCAAAAGCAACTGTTATCGAGAGTTCACTTCAAAAAGGCCGTGGCCCAGTAGCTACTATTATCGTTGAAAATGGCACGCTTCATGTTGGAGATACTGTCGTAGCTGGTGTCGCATATGGAAAGATAAGAAGCTTGCTTGATGATCAAGGTAAGCCTTTGCAAGATATAAAACCAGGCGAATGTGGTGTGATAGTAGGTCTTAGCGAAATAGCAGAGGCTGGCGAGACGCTAATAGGCGTAAAAACTGATAAAGAAGCTCGTGAGTACGCGCAGAAAAAGGCTGAATATATCCGCCAAAAAGAGCTTAGCAAGAGCACAAAGGTTAGTATCGATGAGCTTAGCGCTAAGATCGCCGAGGGCGAGCTAAAAACACTTCCAGTCATCATTAAAGCTGACGTTGGCGGCTCACTTGAAGCGTTAAAAGCAAGCCTAGAAAAACTAGCAAATGACGAGATCAGGGTAAATGTCATCCACTCAGGTGTTGGCGGCATCACGCAAAGCGATGTAGCACTTGCTAGTGCGAGCGAAGACTGTATAATCCTTGGTTTTAATATAAGACCGACTGGCGAGATAAAAGAAAAGGCAAAAGAGAGCGGCGTTGAGATTAAAACTTACAACGTTATTTATAATCTAATCGACGACGTGAAGGCGATTTTAGGTGGATTAATGTCACCGATAATTAGAGAAGAGCAGCTTGGTCAAGCACAGGTTCGCCAAGTGATCCACGTGCCAAAAGTTGGCACTATCGCTGGATGTATCGTCACTGAGGGTACGATAAACAGAGGGGCAAAAATTCGCCTTATTAGAGAAGGTGTGGTCGTTTATGAGGGCTTAGTAAGCTCACTAAAACGCTTCAAAGATGATGTCAAAGAGGTTGCTAAAGGCTACGAGTGTGGCGTTGGCATCGAAAATTTCAACGACATTAGAGAAAATGACTACATCGAAAGTTTCAAAGAAGTCAAGGAGAAAGCTACTCTATGA
- the thrB gene encoding homoserine kinase, with protein MNILVPATSANLGPGFDALGLSLKLFNSVKIELAKFSSMSINGEGSGSVNLKRNNIFLSIFNEIFFELTGKNENFRVVFENNIPFSRGLGSSSAVIVGAIASAYEMAGFKASKDTVLNKAIIYETHPDNISPAVHGGFISAIVKNGNVYANKINLSDEIKAVVVIPNKPMSTSSSRQILPKNYTMKECVNNLSHAAFLTSCFYEKKYDLLKVASKDLMHEERRMHALEELFEVRKVAYENGALMSTLSGSGSSFLNIAYKDDAKNLQDILKSKFSDFRVEVFSFDNDGYEITQS; from the coding sequence TTGAATATCTTAGTCCCTGCAACAAGTGCAAATTTAGGTCCTGGTTTTGATGCTTTGGGGCTTAGTTTGAAGCTTTTTAATAGTGTGAAAATCGAGCTAGCAAAATTTAGCTCAATGTCGATAAACGGCGAAGGCAGTGGAAGTGTAAATTTAAAGAGAAATAATATATTCTTAAGTATTTTTAATGAAATTTTTTTTGAGCTAACTGGTAAAAATGAAAATTTTAGAGTCGTTTTTGAAAATAATATCCCATTTTCAAGGGGACTTGGCAGTAGCTCCGCTGTTATCGTTGGAGCCATTGCTTCAGCGTACGAAATGGCTGGCTTTAAGGCAAGTAAAGATACAGTTTTAAATAAAGCTATCATCTATGAAACCCATCCTGATAATATCTCGCCAGCAGTTCACGGTGGATTTATCAGCGCAATCGTAAAAAATGGTAATGTTTACGCAAACAAAATAAATTTAAGTGACGAGATAAAAGCAGTAGTTGTCATCCCAAATAAGCCAATGAGTACATCCTCGTCAAGACAAATTTTACCAAAAAACTATACTATGAAAGAGTGTGTAAATAACTTATCTCATGCCGCTTTTTTAACGTCTTGTTTTTATGAAAAAAAGTATGATCTCTTAAAAGTAGCAAGCAAAGATTTGATGCATGAAGAGCGTAGAATGCACGCTTTAGAAGAACTTTTTGAAGTTAGAAAAGTAGCTTATGAAAATGGCGCTTTAATGAGCACGCTTTCAGGCTCAGGTTCAAGTTTTTTAAATATCGCTTACAAAGATGACGCTAAAAATTTACAAGATATTTTAAAGAGTAAATTTAGTGATTTTAGGGTTGAGGTTTTTTCATTTGATAACGATGGATACGAAATTACGCAAAGCTAA
- a CDS encoding glycoprotease — MTTDEHVSEALIKILENLSSKFNITKIIYANTPGSFMGLKVAYVILKTFSLAKGCKFYAVSGFSLNGGQAIRANKNLSFVLKDGKILLEKVEPVGFRLPLNLDELKLNSDTLPDYIIQAV; from the coding sequence ATTACGACTGATGAACATGTCAGTGAAGCTTTGATAAAAATCTTAGAAAATTTATCCTCTAAATTTAATATCACAAAAATTATCTATGCAAATACGCCAGGAAGCTTTATGGGGTTAAAGGTGGCCTATGTCATCTTAAAAACATTTTCTTTGGCGAAAGGATGCAAATTTTACGCCGTTAGTGGATTTAGCTTAAATGGAGGCCAAGCGATCAGAGCAAATAAAAATTTAAGCTTTGTTTTAAAAGATGGCAAAATTTTACTTGAAAAAGTAGAGCCAGTAGGATTTAGGTTGCCTTTAAATTTAGATGAATTAAAACTAAATTCAGATACACTTCCAGATTATATCATTCAAGCAGTTTAG
- the lpxC gene encoding UDP-3-O-acyl-N-acetylglucosamine deacetylase: MKQTTIARRVETVGIGLHKGEPIRLILEPLDANSGIILHREDLGISFKAEPKNVINTQMATVVGNEKGFISTIEHLMSAINGYGIDNIRISVDANEIPVMDGSAISFCMLLDEAGIRYLDAGKKVILIRREVEVVEGSKFVRTSPSRSPKFDYTIKFDHPVIGEQRYVFDFSKSSFIKNIARARTFGFLKDLQRLQAQNLALGASLDNAVAIDDTHILNPEGLRFENEFVRHKILDAIGDLSLLGAPLLGDYTAFAGSHDLNHKLTLALMADEKNYEIATLNGELLKEYQKVFA, encoded by the coding sequence TTGAAACAAACTACTATCGCAAGACGCGTTGAGACTGTTGGTATAGGGCTTCATAAAGGCGAGCCGATAAGACTTATACTAGAACCTCTTGATGCAAATTCTGGCATTATTTTGCACCGCGAAGATCTTGGTATTAGTTTTAAAGCCGAACCTAAAAATGTGATAAATACGCAGATGGCAACCGTTGTTGGCAACGAAAAGGGCTTTATTAGTACGATTGAGCATCTAATGTCAGCCATAAATGGTTATGGTATTGATAATATTAGAATCTCTGTTGATGCAAATGAAATTCCAGTCATGGATGGTAGTGCAATAAGCTTTTGTATGCTACTTGATGAAGCTGGTATAAGATATCTTGATGCTGGCAAAAAAGTAATTCTTATTAGACGTGAAGTTGAAGTCGTTGAGGGTTCTAAATTTGTACGAACTTCACCTTCAAGAAGTCCAAAATTTGACTATACGATAAAATTTGATCATCCAGTTATTGGTGAACAAAGATATGTTTTTGATTTTAGTAAAAGCTCTTTTATAAAAAATATAGCTCGTGCTAGGACTTTTGGCTTTTTGAAAGACTTACAACGTTTACAAGCTCAAAATTTAGCTCTTGGTGCATCGCTTGATAATGCCGTAGCAATCGATGATACGCATATCCTAAATCCAGAAGGTTTGAGATTTGAGAATGAGTTTGTAAGGCACAAAATTTTAGATGCGATTGGTGATTTAAGCTTGCTTGGAGCGCCTTTATTGGGCGATTATACAGCATTTGCTGGAAGTCACGATCTAAATCACAAATTAACTCTTGCTTTGATGGCCGATGAGAAAAACTACGAGATCGCAACTCTAAATGGTGAACTTCTAAAAGAGTATCAAAAGGTATTTGCATAG
- a CDS encoding M23 family metallopeptidase, which translates to MNRRGVGGFGIVVLLLILILAGGFGYALMSKDFERNEPIIGVADKVYWNLRTPMNIKFKDDSGIKFVRISMNDGKNDLNLLNQIIQTPSTELDVNLTFPKTGFFAQKDTYEMNIEAVDTSKWSFFTGNKASKKVEVVLDTSKPDLYVLSQSYSISKGGSAVVVFRATDNQLKEVYVQTNFGKKFKAVPFYKEGFYAALVAWPVQVENFSAEVIARDFAGNESKSHVRYFYENVKYKTSTIALNDRFLDGKIVDLTDQYAKDPSALSRLEKMRFVNETLRNSNEEKITALTTNPGDEMLTGFSVTPFYPLRNGKKVADFADHRYYTYNNEQVSESWHMGIDFASVAAAPIIASNAGRVVLASENGIYGLNIVIDHGFGLYSLYGHCSSSRVKEGDMVAAGDQIGTTGTSGLALGDHLHFGILVQGEEVRPQQWMDKKWIKDNITSVLDAAKAMIDKN; encoded by the coding sequence ATGAATAGACGTGGAGTTGGCGGATTTGGTATTGTTGTGCTTTTGCTAATTTTAATCTTAGCCGGTGGTTTTGGCTATGCTTTGATGTCAAAAGATTTTGAGCGAAATGAGCCGATAATTGGTGTTGCTGATAAGGTTTACTGGAATCTTAGAACCCCAATGAATATCAAATTTAAAGACGATAGTGGTATAAAATTTGTACGAATTAGTATGAATGATGGAAAAAATGATCTAAATTTATTAAATCAAATCATACAAACCCCAAGTACCGAGCTTGATGTAAATTTAACCTTTCCAAAGACTGGCTTTTTTGCTCAAAAAGATACTTATGAGATGAATATTGAGGCTGTGGATACCAGTAAATGGAGCTTTTTTACTGGCAACAAAGCTAGCAAAAAGGTTGAAGTAGTGCTTGATACTTCAAAACCTGATCTTTACGTGCTTTCGCAGTCTTATTCTATCTCAAAAGGTGGTAGCGCTGTTGTGGTCTTTAGAGCAACTGATAATCAGCTAAAAGAGGTCTATGTGCAGACAAATTTTGGTAAGAAATTTAAGGCCGTTCCATTTTATAAAGAGGGCTTTTATGCAGCACTTGTTGCTTGGCCAGTTCAGGTTGAAAATTTTAGTGCTGAGGTCATTGCAAGAGACTTTGCAGGCAATGAAAGCAAGTCACATGTCAGATATTTTTACGAAAATGTAAAGTATAAAACTTCAACTATTGCATTAAACGATAGATTTTTAGATGGCAAAATAGTCGATCTAACTGATCAATATGCAAAAGATCCAAGCGCGCTTTCAAGGCTTGAGAAAATGAGATTTGTCAATGAAACGCTTAGAAATTCAAACGAAGAAAAAATAACAGCACTTACTACAAATCCTGGTGATGAGATGTTAACTGGCTTTAGTGTGACACCATTTTATCCACTAAGAAATGGTAAAAAAGTGGCTGACTTCGCCGATCACCGATACTATACATATAATAACGAGCAAGTAAGCGAATCATGGCATATGGGAATAGACTTTGCAAGTGTGGCTGCAGCTCCTATAATAGCTAGCAATGCCGGTCGTGTTGTGCTAGCATCTGAAAATGGAATTTATGGATTAAATATTGTGATCGATCATGGATTTGGGCTTTATTCGCTTTATGGACACTGCTCAAGTTCTAGGGTAAAAGAGGGCGATATGGTCGCTGCTGGCGATCAGATAGGCACTACTGGAACTAGCGGCCTTGCACTTGGAGATCACCTTCACTTTGGAATTTTGGTCCAAGGCGAAGAGGTGAGACCACAACAATGGATGGACAAAAAGTGGATAAAAGACAATATAACAAGTGTTTTAGATGCTGCAAAAGCGATGATAGACAAGAACTAA
- a CDS encoding prephenate dehydrogenase: MKIGIIGLGLMGGSLGLALKDEKLISCVSGYDKDENHSKKALELGLVHEILSIDEMKKKCDIIFLAVPVEAIVSIVQNLTDISEDTTIIDFGSTKQKIIEAVPEKIRKNFIPAHPMAGTEYSGPEAAFKSLYTGATVIVCDFAESAEKHVKRSVELFSCLGMKIIFMSAKEHDHHVGLISHLPHAIAFSLASGILKEEDKRHIVALGGPTFKGMIRVAKSSPFMWSDIFKQNKNNVVEAINMFEKELNLCKDLIKDERWDELFAWMSDARAVREIL, from the coding sequence ATGAAAATAGGTATCATCGGACTTGGTCTTATGGGTGGTTCACTTGGGCTAGCATTAAAAGATGAAAAATTAATTTCTTGTGTTAGCGGATATGACAAAGATGAAAATCATAGCAAAAAGGCCTTAGAACTTGGCTTGGTGCATGAAATTTTAAGCATTGACGAGATGAAAAAGAAGTGTGATATCATCTTTTTGGCTGTGCCAGTCGAGGCTATCGTGAGCATCGTGCAAAATTTAACTGATATCAGCGAAGATACAACTATCATTGATTTTGGCTCAACTAAACAAAAGATAATAGAAGCTGTGCCAGAAAAAATTCGTAAAAATTTCATTCCGGCTCATCCAATGGCAGGTACTGAGTATTCTGGTCCAGAGGCTGCCTTTAAATCACTTTACACAGGGGCAACTGTTATTGTTTGTGACTTTGCTGAGAGCGCAGAAAAACATGTAAAAAGAAGCGTGGAGTTATTTTCTTGCCTTGGCATGAAGATCATTTTTATGAGTGCGAAAGAACATGATCATCACGTGGGTCTTATTTCGCATTTGCCTCATGCGATTGCATTTTCTCTTGCGAGTGGGATTTTAAAAGAAGAGGATAAAAGGCATATTGTGGCACTAGGTGGACCTACATTTAAGGGCATGATACGTGTCGCAAAGAGTTCGCCTTTTATGTGGAGCGATATCTTTAAGCAAAATAAAAATAATGTTGTTGAAGCTATAAATATGTTTGAAAAAGAGCTAAATTTGTGCAAAGATCTCATCAAAGATGAACGCTGGGACGAACTTTTTGCCTGGATGAGCGACGCTAGGGCTGTAAGAGAAATTTTATAG